DNA sequence from the Carassius gibelio isolate Cgi1373 ecotype wild population from Czech Republic chromosome A14, carGib1.2-hapl.c, whole genome shotgun sequence genome:
AAACATCCAAAATGCTTTATTACGTGGTCTTATTATGTATAAGTGGTCatagataataataatcataaataattaccactcataaataacaataataataataataataataataatataataataataataataataataataataataataataataattgtttctaaAACAGCgagaaaatcagacatcagatCAGATTAATGTGAACACAATTGCTTTGAAccattttttattgtaaacttAGTATGGTTATTTTGATGGTACTTTTAGACAACTGCATGTCAACTTGCAGTCAATTGAGTATCAGTAGTAAGCCGGCTAaatatctgctaacactttattttgatggttcccCAACAGACAATCAACTGACTATAAGCAAAATTGCAAATAAGTCAACTTATTCTACcaaacctaaccttaacctaaATCTACCAATAATCtaaatgagagttagttggcatgtagttgtAAAATCATCTTATAGTCAATAAACTAAGGgaactatttgaaaaaaaaaaaaaaaaaaaaaaaactgctttttttattatttgaaagtaCAACAACTGATCTTAAACTATTTCACAGCAAAATGAATATTAACCTCACAGGAAACATtctaaaatacttaaatacaCATTACCTCTCACAAGATGTAGGATCTTAAATAATGTTACAGTATGAgataatacattataaattaagTTGATTTCAGTTATGTGTTCTAAATAATCATTCATTCTCTTAAAAGTTATAACCACAGATGCGTAagtattgcaatgtttttttaagtgttgttatgattatgtatgagatgatacaacatgttataaggttttttatttttatattgcattatgcattcattgtaATTCCTTAAGAATGCccttttaatgtaatattaatatgggcttcatagaaagttacaccgatattttaaaaatacttaattagATTTCACTAGAGCAacatatagttttattattatcaaattccACTAGATTACAGCAAGGATTACTTTATATAACTATACTATTAGactaataaacatattaaaatcatcctaaattaatttaaaaagatgCACATTACAATAACTCATTCTTACAGCATCGCTAACATCAGCTCACATTTAAAAAGATTGAAAACACATACATAATAGTAAAAGGAGGAACAAGTAGTTGCAGTGATGTTCATCAAAAAAGTCAGGACCAATTCAGAACCACGGACAGCTCCACAAAAGcgcaaaatttaaattttattaaatcaagTCTACTCacttcagctgaaaaaaaaaaaaaaaaaaaaaactattaaccATTAAGCcacttttaacattttaagtcTCAGAAACTAATGTAACTGTCTGTCAATAAAACCAGGACAATGAAGGAAAACACAAATTTTACAAAACGAAAATAAAGAATCTCAATGGAAATACTTTAATCTCTTACCTTTTCTTTATTAGGGAGTGTTTGTGTTCTGGTAAAAGTGTCTCCTCCATTAATACTGATCAGTTCTGCATCTGCAGGCGGAAATGGCGCAGGGAAAACCACTACGTCACTCTTCAGTGTATCCGAGCTAAAACACACGTCATACTGCTGAGCAGATTTGGAGTAAGACCAGCTCCCGTCAGGATGAGTGGTGATCATCGGGGTGCTGTACCTGCCCAAACTCCTGTCTGTCCTGTGGCATTTTACAGCCATCAAACTGATGAGACTCAGTAAAAAGATGACGGACACGCACACAATGGCGATCAGCAAATACAGATTTAAATCCGAGAAACTCTCCTCCTTTATCGGCGCATGTCTGAATGTGGTCTTGACGTCACCTGCGCTTTCAACAACCACAACATCGATAGACACAGTCGCTGACAGTGAGGGCTCTCCGTTATCACAAACCAAAATGACCAGCGGGTGAGTTTTCAGGTCATTGTCACTCATTCTCCTCTTAGTCCTGATCTCCCCGCTGCTGGTTCCGACTCGGAACAGATTGTTTCCTTTGGGTTCAGAGATGTGGTAAGACAGCAGCGCATTGTAACCAGAATCTGCATCTACAGCCCTGATCTTGGCCACAAAGTAGCCCGCATCAGCAGAATAGGGAACGTTCTCCGTGTTAACGGAACCGAGCTCGGAATAGGGCGCGAGAATCCCGGGACTGTTGTCATTCTCATCCAggataaaaacatttacagtcaCGTTACTGCTGAGCGGAGGAACACCAGAGTCTGTGGCCTGAACTTTAAACTCAAACGTTTTTATCTCCTCATAGTTAAACGACTTCATGCTCTCAATCTCTCCCGTCAATGAGTTTAATTTAAGGAGCGCTGTAACAGGAGTACCAGTGACAGAGCTTTGTAGTAAAGAGTATGTTATGTGTGCGTTTTCCATGATATCAGCATCAGAGGCCCTTACTGTGGATATAATGGAGCCCACTTTGCTGTTTTCGCGCAGATATGCATAAACTACAGAATTTGGGAAGCGAGGCGGATTGTCATTCACATCAGAGACCTGAACCTGTATTACTTTAACTCTGGACAATGGCGGTGACCCTTCGTCTTCAGCAATAACTTTAATGCTATACTCTGTAACGTTTTCCCGATCCAGAACGCCGTCTAAAACTAATGAATAGTAGTTCTGAAAGGATGACTGTAATTTAAATGGACTGGAGCTGGCAAGGCGAACGCGTACTGCTCCGTTTTTACCTGAGTCTGGATCTGATACCATCATTAGGGCAATTACTGTTCCCCTTCCCGCGTTTTCCTCTACCGGGCTAAGAAGTGATGTTACAGTCACATCTGGGGGGTTATCATTAATGTCTAGGACCTCTATTAAAAGCTTAGTATGACCTGCCATAGTCACTGGACCTTTATCGGTGGCTTGAACTCTGATTTCAAAAGCGGCCTTCTCCTCATAATCAACATCACCCTTAATTCTAACATCTCCACTTTGCGCGTCAATTTCAAACATCTCCAAAATATGTTGGGGTGTTCGACTGATAAAGGAGTAAACTATCTCCGCATTGAATCCTTCATCTAGATCTCGAGCCTGTAGTCTAGTTACAGTGGTGCCAATTGGCGCGTGCTCGGCAATGGAAACTTTATATAATGGTTTACTAAAAACTGGAGCGTTGTCATTTGTGTCTATCACATTAACTTCGATCACAACGATTCCGGTCCTGGCAGGCGATCCGCCATCAACCGCAGTCACTGTGAGCTCAAGCCGTGGAGTCTTCTCTCTGTCCAAAATTTTTTGAAGCACTAACTCTGCGAAGATCGTTTTATCAGCTTGAGTTTGTACATCTAAGGTGAAGTAATCATTAGATGTAAGCTTGTACGTTTTTACTGAATTCACTCCAATGTCTGCGTCATGCGCGCTCTCCAGTGGAAAGACCACACCAGGTGCGGTGCTTTCACTGACATTAATCACTACAGAGCTCATTGGAAACACTGGAGAGTTGTCATTAATATCGAGAATGTTTATTCTTACCCGGTAGAGCTGTAATGGACTGTTCACTAGGGCTTCCAGATTAACGGAGCACGAGATTGCGCCTGCGCAAAGCTCCTCTCGATCGATTCTTTCGCTCACCTGCAAAACGCCCGTCTCTATATTTACACTAAAATACTGCTTTTTAGAGCCTGACACAATACGGAAGTCCCTGGATTGCAGATCTTTTACTGAAAGGTTAATGTCTTTAGCTATATTACCGACTGTGGTTCCCTTTTTCACCTCCTCCGACACACTGTATGAGATCTGTCCGGTTGCAGCCTCCAATAATTGACAGGTCAAAGCAAATGAGAAGCAGGCGAGTAAATGCCTCTGTGTAGATACAAACATGTTTGCTTATTTATTCTCCCCAATAATCCTGAAAATTGCCatcaaaattaatgaaaattgaGTTTAATTTCAATTGAATATAGGATCCGTTTCGGGGCACCAGAGACAAAAGGAAACAACCAAAGCTCCACTTCTGTGTTCAGGATAAAACCATAGCGACAATAAATCCAAAATTATGGAAGTTTTGCATCCGTCAAAAATCCTCAAAGCTGGTTCAAAACCGCAAATAATATTCCAAATATTTCTAGATGGCTTTTCACATCCGAGCCCGACGTTCTAGAGGTTAAATACAAGAGATATACGAAGGAGAGGGTGAGAGAATCAGAGagagcagagacagagagagggggcTGGtcatgatgaggaggaggagaagagacaCGCCTTTAACACAGCCAGTGGAACAAGAGTGACACATAGTGGCCTCCACATTAACTGCAGGTAATGATTCAATTTAAAAGTTACATGAGTGTAAAACACTTGAGAAATTGCACTGATATATTCGACTTAAGTATTAATTTGAGGAATTTGCACTTTAATAGAGTACTACTGACActgaatacttttttcttaccTTTTATATTACCAAGACcaaataatttgttttactttttacttaatttacttCTCTTTATTTCATGTAGACAAAGTATGGTCTAACAACAAATTGCACCCGTTTTTACCCACGTCAGGCAAATACATTTCagcataaaacattacaataaccATGTGTCCTTATAAAGACGTTTTAATTACAACAAATTGTGAGCAAAACACTTATAACATTGCTGAACATGGTCTATGATCAgtctattttaaattaaaaactatatatttactGTTGATTCTGATTTTCAATGTCAAGTTTCAGGATGTTCAGTTAAACATCTGAAATTTGGGTGCcttacataaaacaaaatataattcaatTAGACATAACATTTGCAAGTTACTTGTGAAAAGCTGTCACCTGAAACTTTAAATCTAATGTGAAAATTTTAAAGATCAGTACTTTTCTTGCATTTTGTTTACTTCTGGTATTCTGTAACATACTCCATTGAACAATAGCTGAATAACTAAtggcaggaacacacacacacacaaagaaaaaaaaaagaaaaaaaaagtatgtattttCTGCAACCCAAACGTCACCAAATGCACCTAATGCATTGCGAGAGAAATAGGGTTCCTGCCTAATTAAACAGCAGTACCTGCTGTGTAGTATACAAGGTTATTTCTTCTATTATAAGGATGAacaattaataaacataaaatgttactaCAAAAGTTAGCTCTTGCTGTCTTAAGAcactatatagatagatagatatattacagtttacaatgaataaataaatacataaatgtatataataaataatatttataataataataataaatgtagtgTAGCAGATACATATTTACTAGTAATAAATGAGCTTTCCTGTAGAGAAGAGACACTGCCCTTACTAATATTTGTTACCACACATTAAACTATGATaggagaaagtaaaaaaaagaaaaagaaaaaaagaaagaaataaaattcatataaatggttattaattaattatcctCTTccgttatttaaattaaattactgcaGCGTGGAGGATGGAGTCAGACTGGTCAGACTTATGGagaccaaaaacaaacaaacaaaaacaatattaaaagtttttttttttttttttcaacaacatTTGAATAGTGCAGAGCAaaatgttgtatgtgtgtgtttcagttatGCATTATTTGGACAGTaatgctttaatatatatatatatatatatatatatatatatatatatatatatatatatatatatatatatatatatatatatatatatatattcatttaatttaattacaaaatataaaagtcTGTATACTGcacaatatttctttttaaagaattaaaCTTACATAATGCGTGTGCATTAAGGTTAAACTAAGAATCAAACCAAAGCACGCATGTTGACTCTCCTCTCTTAAACCACTTAATGTTTTCACTCACATTATGTGCTCCTGCTCTTTTTGCAGCCACCatgcaaatatatacatacacatagaaAGTCATAATACCAGTAGAATAGTCACTAttgtacacacacaaataatcttatctcattttttttcatatttttctataTGAACGAGCCAATTTATAAACAAGTGTGCatgtgagaaaaaataaatcatgtaaaAGTGGGGCATCCTTGCTAAATATCTCACAGCATGATTCCTAAAGATGTGTGTGAAtgagacagaggaagagagagataaGTAGAGATGAAATTTATGTTCAGTTTCTGTGTAATCCAGGGATTAGGTTCTGCTTGCAGACTCCTATGCCCTATTTCTATTCCATCAAAAATGATTTCaaaaattaataatcataatcTCCTTCACTggcaacaaaaatacaaatgcacATGACACTAGGCCACAGAAACAGCAAGTCTTGTTGCAGAGTCTTTTCTGAAAACTAACttcaattttcttaatttttattaaataattatcaaGTCCTGAAaagatatacaaatatattagaaTAAGTCTCAT
Encoded proteins:
- the LOC128027753 gene encoding protocadherin alpha-3 isoform X11, translated to MFVSTQRHLLACFSFALTCQLLEAATGQISYSVSEEVKKGTTVGNIAKDINLSVKDLQSRDFRIVSGSKKQYFSVNIETGVLQVSERIDREELCAGAISCSVNLEALVNSPLQLYRVRINILDINDNSPVFPMSSVVINVSESTAPGVVFPLESAHDADIGVNSVKTYKLTSNDYFTLDVQTQADKTIFAELVLQKILDREKTPRLELTVTAVDGGSPARTGIVVIEVNVIDTNDNAPVFSKPLYKVSIAEHAPIGTTVTRLQARDLDEGFNAEIVYSFISRTPQHILEMFEIDAQSGDVRIKGDVDYEEKAAFEIRVQATDKGPVTMAGHTKLLIEVLDINDNPPDVTVTSLLSPVEENAGRGTVIALMMVSDPDSGKNGAVRVRLASSSPFKLQSSFQNYYSLVLDGVLDRENVTEYSIKVIAEDEGSPPLSRVKVIQVQVSDVNDNPPRFPNSVVYAYLRENSKVGSIISTVRASDADIMENAHITYSLLQSSVTGTPVTALLKLNSLTGEIESMKSFNYEEIKTFEFKVQATDSGVPPLSSNVTVNVFILDENDNSPGILAPYSELGSVNTENVPYSADAGYFVAKIRAVDADSGYNALLSYHISEPKGNNLFRVGTSSGEIRTKRRMSDNDLKTHPLVILVCDNGEPSLSATVSIDVVVVESAGDVKTTFRHAPIKEESFSDLNLYLLIAIVCVSVIFLLSLISLMAVKCHRTDRSLGRYSTPMITTHPDGSWSYSKSAQQYDVCFSSDTLKSDVVVFPAPFPPADAELISINGGDTFTRTQTLPNKEKPKGPGADWRYSASLRAGMQSSVHMEESSVMQGAQGVLVQNWPTASSAPDNEGGEVSPPVGAGVDSNSWHFRYGPGPGGPPHLKPGEVPPEAFIIPGSPAIISIRQGDGDDKSDFISFGKKEEAKKKKKKKKEKKDKREKGKDDDDDD
- the LOC128027753 gene encoding protocadherin alpha-3 isoform X12 — its product is MFVSTQRHLLACFSFALTCQLLEAATGQISYSVSEEVKKGTTVGNIAKDINLSVKDLQSRDFRIVSGSKKQYFSVNIETGVLQVSERIDREELCAGAISCSVNLEALVNSPLQLYRVRINILDINDNSPVFPMSSVVINVSESTAPGVVFPLESAHDADIGVNSVKTYKLTSNDYFTLDVQTQADKTIFAELVLQKILDREKTPRLELTVTAVDGGSPARTGIVVIEVNVIDTNDNAPVFSKPLYKVSIAEHAPIGTTVTRLQARDLDEGFNAEIVYSFISRTPQHILEMFEIDAQSGDVRIKGDVDYEEKAAFEIRVQATDKGPVTMAGHTKLLIEVLDINDNPPDVTVTSLLSPVEENAGRGTVIALMMVSDPDSGKNGAVRVRLASSSPFKLQSSFQNYYSLVLDGVLDRENVTEYSIKVIAEDEGSPPLSRVKVIQVQVSDVNDNPPRFPNSVVYAYLRENSKVGSIISTVRASDADIMENAHITYSLLQSSVTGTPVTALLKLNSLTGEIESMKSFNYEEIKTFEFKVQATDSGVPPLSSNVTVNVFILDENDNSPGILAPYSELGSVNTENVPYSADAGYFVAKIRAVDADSGYNALLSYHISEPKGNNLFRVGTSSGEIRTKRRMSDNDLKTHPLVILVCDNGEPSLSATVSIDVVVVESAGDVKTTFRHAPIKEESFSDLNLYLLIAIVCVSVIFLLSLISLMAVKCHRTDRSLGRYSTPMITTHPDGSWSYSKSAQQYDVCFSSDTLKSDVVVFPAPFPPADEELISINGGDTFTRTQTLPNKEKPKGPGADWRYSASLRAGMQSSVHMEESSVMQGAQGVLVQNWPTASSAPDNEGGEVSPPVGAGVDSNSWHFRYGPGPGGPPHLKPGEVPPEAFIIPGSPAIISIRQGDGDDKSDFISFGKKEEAKKKKKKKKEKKDKREKGKDDDDDD
- the LOC128027753 gene encoding protocadherin alpha-3 isoform X8; its protein translation is MFVSTQRHLLACFSFALTCQLLEAATGQISYSVSEEVKKGTTVGNIAKDINLSVKDLQSRDFRIVSGSKKQYFSVNIETGVLQVSERIDREELCAGAISCSVNLEALVNSPLQLYRVRINILDINDNSPVFPMSSVVINVSESTAPGVVFPLESAHDADIGVNSVKTYKLTSNDYFTLDVQTQADKTIFAELVLQKILDREKTPRLELTVTAVDGGSPARTGIVVIEVNVIDTNDNAPVFSKPLYKVSIAEHAPIGTTVTRLQARDLDEGFNAEIVYSFISRTPQHILEMFEIDAQSGDVRIKGDVDYEEKAAFEIRVQATDKGPVTMAGHTKLLIEVLDINDNPPDVTVTSLLSPVEENAGRGTVIALMMVSDPDSGKNGAVRVRLASSSPFKLQSSFQNYYSLVLDGVLDRENVTEYSIKVIAEDEGSPPLSRVKVIQVQVSDVNDNPPRFPNSVVYAYLRENSKVGSIISTVRASDADIMENAHITYSLLQSSVTGTPVTALLKLNSLTGEIESMKSFNYEEIKTFEFKVQATDSGVPPLSSNVTVNVFILDENDNSPGILAPYSELGSVNTENVPYSADAGYFVAKIRAVDADSGYNALLSYHISEPKGNNLFRVGTSSGEIRTKRRMSDNDLKTHPLVILVCDNGEPSLSATVSIDVVVVESAGDVKTTFRHAPIKEESFSDLNLYLLIAIVCVSVIFLLSLIGLMAVKCHRTDGNLGRYSTPMITTHPDGSWSYSKSAQQYDVCFSSDTLKSDVVVFPAPFPPADAELISINGGDTFTRTQTLPNKEKPKGPGADWRYSASLRAGMQSSVHMEESSVMQGAQGVLVQNWPTASSAPDNEGGEVSPPVGAGVDSNSWHFRYGPGPGGPPHLKPGEVPPEAFIIPGSPAIISIRQGDGDDKSDFISFGKKEEAKKKKKKKKEKKDKREKGKDDDDDD
- the LOC128027753 gene encoding protocadherin alpha-3 isoform X10 is translated as MFVSTQRHLLACFSFALTCQLLEAATGQISYSVSEEVKKGTTVGNIAKDINLSVKDLQSRDFRIVSGSKKQYFSVNIETGVLQVSERIDREELCAGAISCSVNLEALVNSPLQLYRVRINILDINDNSPVFPMSSVVINVSESTAPGVVFPLESAHDADIGVNSVKTYKLTSNDYFTLDVQTQADKTIFAELVLQKILDREKTPRLELTVTAVDGGSPARTGIVVIEVNVIDTNDNAPVFSKPLYKVSIAEHAPIGTTVTRLQARDLDEGFNAEIVYSFISRTPQHILEMFEIDAQSGDVRIKGDVDYEEKAAFEIRVQATDKGPVTMAGHTKLLIEVLDINDNPPDVTVTSLLSPVEENAGRGTVIALMMVSDPDSGKNGAVRVRLASSSPFKLQSSFQNYYSLVLDGVLDRENVTEYSIKVIAEDEGSPPLSRVKVIQVQVSDVNDNPPRFPNSVVYAYLRENSKVGSIISTVRASDADIMENAHITYSLLQSSVTGTPVTALLKLNSLTGEIESMKSFNYEEIKTFEFKVQATDSGVPPLSSNVTVNVFILDENDNSPGILAPYSELGSVNTENVPYSADAGYFVAKIRAVDADSGYNALLSYHISEPKGNNLFRVGTSSGEIRTKRRMSDNDLKTHPLVILVCDNGEPSLSATVSIDVVVVESAGDVKTTFRHAPIKEESFSDLNLYLLIAIVCVSVIFLLSLIGLMAVKCHRTDGNLGRYSTPMITTHPDGSWSYSKSAQQYDVCFSSDTLKSDVVVFPAQFPPADAELISINGGDTFTRTQTLPNKEKPKGPGADWRYSASLRAGMQSSVHMEESSVMQGAQGVLVQNWPTASSAPDNEGGEVSPPVGAGVDSNSWHFRYGPGPGGPPHLKPGEVPPEAFIIPGSPAIISIRQGDGDDKSDFISFGKKEEAKKKKKKKKEKKDKREKGKDDDDDD
- the LOC128027753 gene encoding protocadherin alpha-3 isoform X7: MFVSTQRHLLACFSFALTCQLLEAATGQISYSVSEEVKKGTTVGNIAKDINLSVKDLQSRDFRIVSGSKKQYFSVNIETGVLQVSERIDREELCAGAISCSVNLEALVNSPLQLYRVRINILDINDNSPVFPMSSVVINVSESTAPGVVFPLESAHDADIGVNSVKTYKLTSNDYFTLDVQTQADKTIFAELVLQKILDREKTPRLELTVTAVDGGSPARTGIVVIEVNVIDTNDNAPVFSKPLYKVSIAEHAPIGTTVTRLQARDLDEGFNAEIVYSFISRTPQHILEMFEIDAQSGDVRIKGDVDYEEKAAFEIRVQATDKGPVTMAGHTKLLIEVLDINDNPPDVTVTSLLSPVEENAGRGTVIALMMVSDPDSGKNGAVRVRLASSSPFKLQSSFQNYYSLVLDGVLDRENVTEYSIKVIAEDEGSPPLSRVKVIQVQVSDVNDNPPRFPNSVVYAYLRENSKVGSIISTVRASDADIMENAHITYSLLQSSVTGTPVTALLKLNSLTGEIESMKSFNYEEIKTFEFKVQATDSGVPPLSSNVTVNVFILDENDNSPGILAPYSELGSVNTENVPYSADAGYFVAKIRAVDADSGYNALLSYHISEPKGNNLFRVGTSSGEIRTKRRMSDNDLKTHPLVILVCDNGEPSLSATVSIDVVVVESAGDVKTTFRHAPIKEESFSDLNLYLLIAIVCVSVIFLLSLISLMAVKCHRTDRSLGRYSTPMITTHPDGSWSYSKSAQQYDVCFSSDTLKSDVVVFPAPFPPADAELISINGGDTFTRTQTLPNKEKPKGPGADWRYSASLRAGMQSSVHMEESSVMQGAQGVLVQNWPTASSAPDNEGGEVSPPVGAGVDSNSWHFRYGPGPGGPPHLKPGEVPPEAFIIPGSPAIISIRQGDGDDKSDFISFGKKEEAKKKKKKKKEKKDKREKGKDDDDDD